A genomic region of Persephonella marina EX-H1 contains the following coding sequences:
- a CDS encoding baseplate J/gp47 family protein encodes MDYKQTLDSLLDYPTFEQLLQESITLSRQKNPKITNYNVGGAYRTLLEVNSEAIKQLYDLVREHIVPNMFVMTAKGKWLDVHAATFGITRKPAKKAKGYVLFRRTDTSGNILVPKGTIIKTAPNIFGEELKFITTEEKVLIDGQAEISVQIEAEESGAKYNVGEGMISTLTTYISGIDEIYNPANWLLEEGTDEETDESLRNRILLVWATKSIFTDDYYRFHTLSVDGVVDCYIDNQHPRGQGTADIYIVSSSGMPTTDLISQVQAVIDDVKTPAADVLVKAPVEKQINLDITITSYSDYPDKTLIQTEAKRRINALFIYNPDYKEIIFDYESRRFTIGKNITLSTIYYVLMEIEGVEKVNINSPTTDIAVNPNELPTLQGLTLQVV; translated from the coding sequence ATGGACTATAAACAGACATTGGACAGCTTGTTAGACTATCCAACATTTGAACAGCTCTTACAAGAATCAATTACACTATCAAGACAAAAAAACCCTAAAATAACAAACTACAACGTCGGTGGAGCATATAGAACGCTTCTTGAAGTAAACTCAGAGGCTATAAAACAGCTGTATGACCTTGTGAGAGAACATATTGTTCCAAATATGTTTGTGATGACTGCTAAGGGGAAGTGGCTTGATGTTCACGCAGCTACATTTGGAATTACAAGAAAACCTGCAAAGAAAGCAAAAGGATATGTACTTTTCAGAAGAACAGATACATCAGGAAATATACTTGTTCCAAAAGGAACAATAATAAAAACAGCTCCTAACATTTTTGGAGAAGAGTTGAAGTTTATTACCACCGAGGAAAAAGTCTTGATAGATGGACAGGCAGAAATTTCAGTCCAGATAGAAGCTGAAGAATCTGGAGCAAAATACAATGTGGGAGAGGGAATGATAAGCACTCTGACCACATATATATCTGGAATTGATGAAATATATAACCCAGCCAACTGGCTACTTGAAGAAGGAACAGATGAGGAAACAGACGAAAGTCTCAGAAACAGAATTCTTCTTGTGTGGGCTACAAAGTCTATATTTACAGATGATTATTATAGATTTCATACATTGTCTGTTGATGGTGTAGTTGATTGTTATATAGACAATCAGCATCCAAGAGGACAGGGAACAGCTGATATATACATAGTTTCATCTTCTGGAATGCCAACAACAGATTTAATTTCACAGGTTCAGGCTGTAATAGATGATGTAAAAACTCCAGCTGCAGATGTTCTGGTAAAGGCTCCTGTGGAAAAACAGATTAATTTAGACATAACGATAACATCTTATTCTGATTATCCAGATAAAACGTTAATTCAAACTGAAGCGAAAAGAAGAATAAATGCCCTGTTCATTTATAACCCAGACTATAAGGAAATAATTTTTGATTACGAAAGTAGAAGATTTACTATTGGTAAAAATATAACTCTTTCTACTATTTACTATGTCCTTATGGAAATAGAAGGAGTAGAAAAAGTAAACATAAACAGTCCAACAACTGATATTGCTGTGAATCCAAATGAACTTCCAACACTTCAAGGCTTAACATTGCAGGTGGTGTAA
- a CDS encoding Holliday junction DNA helicase → MKAKAKGSRIEREVKKIFEEYGFEVIRSAGSLGKADLQVKGVGSIQVKARKTFSVLNLFDGADKLVIKANRKEPYIVIPLRIYLEEIKCRNGK, encoded by the coding sequence ATGAAAGCAAAAGCAAAAGGTTCAAGAATAGAACGGGAAGTGAAAAAAATATTTGAAGAGTATGGTTTTGAAGTTATAAGGTCTGCAGGAAGCCTTGGAAAAGCAGACCTACAGGTTAAAGGAGTAGGTTCTATTCAAGTGAAAGCCAGAAAAACTTTCTCAGTTTTAAACCTCTTTGACGGAGCAGATAAGCTCGTAATCAAAGCCAACAGAAAAGAGCCTTATATCGTAATACCCCTAAGAATTTATCTGGAGGAAATTAAATGTCGGAATGGCAAATAG
- the terL gene encoding phage terminase large subunit gives MSYKKEGIKRALEKVKSRSPQQDPEKQARVEKAKNDFWYFCSYYLSHKFFSEPAPYQKLLIQLFNTRNATPEIVEKLKEWTEPETWKYLIPKKNIKGIINIEPRGHGKTTRAEAFLLWNAIFEKHKNIMVIAASKEAAEEILENIKLEVEENEKLLEDFGELEGSPWKANYIKFKNGVSISARGIDGRIRGSRKGATRPDLILCDDLIKDQAAESPTLREKIYNRFKRAVLPMADRDAFIIFTNTILHYDDLPSRLLKEYEQGKHKEWFAVFFATPFIDKNGEEKALWDSYWDLESLRKKEEQIGSTAFAQEYRNRPRSEKDMIFKPDWFQYYDITEVWGKKLDVVMGVDPATGKKDGDYSAIVTVGKDMSTGLYYVLDAFGERISDLKFVNKLIEKYQLYKPRKIIFESQIFQELYKNTVMREASKQGVHLPIKPVKANAPKEVRIKSLEPLVENGLILFRENQTRLLEQLEEFPKGAHDDLPDALAYAIREFEKSSGEVKIVDSTPWNSKRLEIQY, from the coding sequence ATGAGTTATAAAAAAGAAGGTATAAAAAGAGCTTTAGAAAAGGTAAAAAGCAGGTCTCCTCAGCAAGATCCTGAAAAACAAGCAAGGGTAGAAAAAGCTAAAAATGATTTCTGGTATTTTTGTAGCTATTATCTATCTCATAAATTCTTTTCCGAGCCAGCTCCATATCAAAAGCTTTTAATCCAACTGTTTAATACAAGAAATGCTACTCCAGAGATTGTTGAAAAACTAAAAGAATGGACTGAACCTGAAACTTGGAAATACCTAATTCCTAAGAAAAATATAAAAGGAATAATTAATATTGAACCAAGAGGACATGGAAAAACAACAAGGGCAGAAGCTTTTCTACTCTGGAATGCGATATTTGAAAAACATAAAAACATAATGGTAATAGCTGCATCAAAAGAAGCTGCAGAAGAGATTCTTGAAAATATAAAACTTGAAGTAGAAGAAAATGAAAAACTACTTGAAGATTTTGGAGAGCTTGAAGGCTCACCGTGGAAAGCAAATTATATTAAGTTTAAAAATGGAGTTTCTATATCTGCAAGAGGTATTGACGGCAGAATAAGAGGTTCAAGAAAAGGAGCGACAAGACCAGACTTAATTTTATGTGACGACCTAATAAAAGACCAGGCAGCAGAGAGTCCAACACTAAGAGAAAAAATTTACAACAGGTTCAAAAGAGCAGTTTTACCTATGGCAGATAGAGACGCATTTATAATTTTCACAAATACCATACTACACTACGATGACCTTCCAAGTAGGTTACTCAAAGAATACGAGCAAGGAAAACATAAAGAATGGTTTGCAGTTTTCTTTGCAACACCGTTTATTGATAAGAATGGCGAAGAAAAGGCTTTATGGGATAGTTATTGGGATTTAGAAAGTTTAAGGAAAAAAGAAGAACAAATAGGTTCTACTGCCTTTGCCCAGGAATATAGAAACAGACCTCGCTCAGAAAAAGATATGATATTCAAGCCTGACTGGTTCCAATATTACGACATAACAGAAGTATGGGGCAAAAAATTAGATGTTGTAATGGGAGTAGATCCTGCTACAGGAAAAAAGGATGGAGATTATTCTGCAATAGTAACTGTTGGTAAGGATATGAGTACAGGCTTATATTATGTGTTAGATGCTTTTGGAGAAAGGATATCAGATTTAAAGTTTGTAAATAAATTGATTGAAAAATATCAATTATATAAACCACGGAAAATAATCTTTGAATCACAAATATTTCAAGAACTGTATAAGAATACAGTTATGCGAGAAGCTTCTAAACAAGGTGTTCATTTGCCTATTAAGCCTGTAAAAGCAAATGCACCAAAAGAAGTTAGAATTAAATCTTTGGAACCGTTGGTTGAAAACGGGTTAATTCTGTTTAGGGAAAATCAAACTCGCCTGTTAGAGCAATTAGAAGAGTTCCCAAAAGGTGCCCACGATGATTTACCTGATGCTCTTGCTTATGCGATAAGAGAGTTTGAAAAGTCTTCAGGAGAAGTAAAAATAGTAGATTCTACCCCATGGAATTCTAAAAGACTGGAAATTCAATACTAA
- a CDS encoding DUF2586 family protein — protein MIRVEGQKSALPDVDVLFYDGALGRIPATGDGIAIAVGVKDTSGTATANQVYRLFLPNDYEKAIELFGGAFADKLLDAVSNGQGIVYAISAASSTSADILTAIETAVEQSLVNGDALFEYIAVLTPVDKTLATSIESYLTSLVSRHIYVWAIVEARDRDTTTEPDFDTYVTNLISEWSGFNALRTFVVAAYATFTNIKGNQGYRNGLGSIMGLISRAKVSQDIGEVGAFPIKNLVSLPDGLTYSHIYTLDQAGFITIRTYDGYAGYYVTNPVAINDPTSDYHFMYARRVADKAAKISRKTTLKYIKGEILPPNNQDPANPVRPTKSPTVQELKAKIEHALKVGMYDQKELYGYRVYIPEDQDIWATKTLNVYTKLIPTPHMDWIEIHQSFENPLLEIGG, from the coding sequence ATGATTAGAGTAGAAGGACAGAAATCAGCATTACCAGATGTTGATGTTCTTTTTTATGATGGTGCATTAGGAAGAATACCAGCCACTGGAGATGGAATAGCAATAGCAGTTGGAGTTAAAGATACATCTGGAACAGCTACAGCAAATCAAGTTTATAGATTATTTCTACCTAATGATTACGAAAAAGCGATAGAGCTATTTGGTGGTGCTTTTGCAGACAAGCTACTTGATGCTGTTTCAAATGGACAGGGGATAGTTTACGCAATATCTGCAGCTTCAAGCACATCGGCTGATATACTTACTGCAATAGAAACAGCAGTAGAACAATCACTTGTAAATGGAGATGCACTTTTTGAATATATAGCAGTTCTAACACCTGTAGATAAAACACTTGCAACATCAATAGAGTCTTATCTTACTTCTCTTGTATCAAGACACATATATGTTTGGGCAATTGTAGAAGCAAGAGACAGAGATACAACTACAGAACCAGATTTTGATACTTATGTTACAAATCTAATATCCGAATGGTCTGGATTTAATGCTTTAAGAACATTTGTTGTTGCTGCTTATGCGACATTTACAAACATAAAGGGAAATCAGGGATATAGAAACGGTCTTGGTTCTATAATGGGACTTATCTCAAGAGCTAAAGTCTCTCAGGACATTGGAGAAGTTGGAGCATTTCCTATTAAAAATCTTGTTTCACTTCCAGATGGTCTTACCTATTCCCATATTTATACACTTGACCAGGCAGGTTTCATAACCATCAGAACCTACGATGGATATGCAGGATATTATGTAACAAATCCTGTTGCAATAAATGATCCAACTTCTGATTATCACTTTATGTATGCAAGAAGAGTGGCTGATAAAGCTGCAAAAATTTCAAGAAAAACAACCCTGAAGTATATAAAAGGTGAAATACTTCCGCCAAACAATCAGGATCCTGCAAATCCAGTAAGACCTACAAAATCACCTACAGTTCAGGAATTAAAAGCAAAAATAGAACATGCTTTAAAAGTAGGAATGTATGACCAGAAAGAACTTTATGGCTATAGAGTTTACATTCCAGAAGATCAGGATATCTGGGCAACAAAAACACTGAACGTTTACACAAAACTAATTCCAACACCACATATGGATTGGATTGAAATACATCAATCCTTTGAGAATCCACTTCTTGAAATAGGAGGTTAA
- a CDS encoding phage tail protein has product MIADWLWEISPTSFKTGNKDKTERDIYKLYQVWESNIENFRQHAFTVRRQRFPQLASSNALYLLGKERGFNRFKSETEEEFRNRVINAISWYEKAGTVKGIREILSLYGFENVKITPVLKIDPSRWAEFRVETTSERQINAETVQLVIDIVNKLKPTHEKLREIILSYLTKTNCYLSSGTMAETTAYSEMITGFKWTSKGEAFVYAGSMGEVASTTQFVEV; this is encoded by the coding sequence ATGATTGCAGACTGGCTGTGGGAAATATCTCCCACAAGCTTTAAAACAGGGAATAAAGATAAAACAGAAAGAGATATTTACAAGCTTTACCAGGTTTGGGAATCTAATATTGAAAACTTCAGGCAACATGCATTTACAGTAAGAAGACAAAGGTTTCCACAACTTGCAAGTTCAAATGCTTTATATCTGCTTGGTAAAGAAAGAGGATTTAACAGATTCAAATCTGAAACAGAAGAGGAATTTAGAAACAGAGTTATAAACGCAATATCTTGGTATGAAAAAGCAGGAACCGTAAAGGGAATTAGAGAAATTTTATCTTTATACGGCTTTGAAAATGTAAAAATAACACCAGTTTTAAAAATAGATCCAAGCAGATGGGCAGAGTTCAGGGTAGAAACAACTTCAGAAAGACAAATAAATGCAGAAACCGTTCAACTTGTTATAGACATAGTAAACAAATTGAAACCAACTCATGAAAAACTGAGAGAAATAATCCTTTCTTACCTAACAAAAACAAACTGCTATCTTTCATCAGGCACAATGGCAGAAACCACAGCCTATAGTGAAATGATAACAGGCTTTAAGTGGACATCAAAAGGAGAAGCTTTTGTTTATGCAGGTTCTATGGGAGAAGTGGCATCAACAACACAATTTGTAGAGGTGTAA
- a CDS encoding N-acetylmuramidase domain-containing protein: protein MKTLAEIIKQIESSNNKLAVRFEPHFYERLKNRTNDTAVLKIREIHKCTYYTALMIASTSWGYFQIMGYNLYFYNLIDTTVFEFLYNEELQEKAFQEFIEKRKINFSVEELKSDPEKIRRFARYYNGDEIGYARKIEKLLRV from the coding sequence ATGAAAACTTTAGCTGAGATTATCAAGCAAATTGAAAGTAGCAATAACAAATTAGCGGTTCGTTTTGAACCGCATTTTTATGAACGTTTGAAAAATAGAACAAATGATACTGCAGTATTAAAAATTAGAGAAATACACAAATGCACCTATTATACAGCCCTTATGATAGCCTCCACGAGCTGGGGCTACTTTCAGATAATGGGGTATAACTTGTATTTCTACAACCTGATAGACACCACGGTCTTTGAATTTCTATACAATGAAGAACTCCAGGAAAAAGCCTTTCAAGAATTCATAGAGAAAAGAAAAATCAATTTCTCCGTTGAAGAACTAAAATCAGACCCTGAAAAGATCAGAAGATTCGCCAGATATTACAACGGCGATGAAATCGGATATGCCAGAAAAATAGAAAAACTATTGAGGGTTTAG
- the gmhA gene encoding D-sedoheptulose 7-phosphate isomerase, whose amino-acid sequence MDQDSVINIFEESASLKKEFVYEYAEEILNFGILLAKRLKNGNKVLICGNGGSSADAQHFAAEIVGRFELERKGFPAIALTTDTSILTAVGNDYGFENIFSRQVEALGEKGDILIGISTSGNSENVVRAVLKAKEIGMFTAGFLGKDGGKLKDIVDFPFIVKHNSTARIQEVHLTLEHTLCKIVDLYLTGEIS is encoded by the coding sequence ATGGATCAGGATTCTGTAATAAATATTTTTGAGGAGAGTGCTTCTTTAAAAAAAGAGTTTGTTTATGAGTATGCAGAAGAAATTCTTAATTTTGGAATTCTTCTGGCTAAAAGATTGAAAAATGGAAACAAGGTTTTGATCTGCGGTAATGGCGGTAGTTCAGCAGATGCCCAGCATTTTGCTGCTGAGATAGTTGGAAGGTTTGAACTTGAGAGGAAAGGATTTCCTGCAATAGCTTTAACTACAGATACTTCAATATTAACAGCTGTAGGAAATGATTACGGCTTTGAAAATATATTTTCAAGGCAGGTTGAGGCTCTGGGTGAGAAGGGAGATATACTTATAGGCATATCAACGAGTGGAAATTCAGAAAATGTTGTAAGAGCTGTATTGAAAGCAAAAGAGATAGGTATGTTCACAGCTGGTTTTTTAGGAAAGGATGGTGGAAAACTGAAGGATATTGTAGATTTTCCTTTTATCGTAAAACATAACAGTACAGCTAGAATTCAGGAGGTTCACCTTACTCTTGAACATACTCTATGTAAGATAGTAGATCTTTATCTTACAGGTGAGATCAGCTGA
- a CDS encoding sigma-54 interaction domain-containing protein, with protein MNLLEKGFSIILNNNLEILWISEDFSLYLGYHTDELIGEPVSKIVETDIKSKVDIPKFFGMIKDSSNHLSTGIFNLSRIYSRDGSPEGYILQFYFQERETEDEDFLVFNTQNIKMKKLLEKASLIAYSDVSVLISGETGTGKSKLAKWIHINSNRVSFPFVSVNCSAIPETLFESEFFGYEKGAFTGATTSKPGKVEIADNGTLFLDEIGDLSLTSQAKLLVFVDTKEFERLGSSRPKKVNVRIISATNKNLLQSIKKGDFRSDLYYRIAITRIEIPPLRERKEDIPLIVNSYLHRKGKRITQRAMDFLMEHEWYGNIRELRAVLESACIMAYDRDVIDIQHISDEFLTFEEIYTDTTEFEPKLSEDKMFSEKERIKEALRKSSGNRKKAAEMLGISVTTLWRKMKKYNLVGEIS; from the coding sequence ATGAACTTACTTGAGAAAGGTTTCAGCATTATTCTCAACAATAATCTTGAGATACTCTGGATAAGTGAGGATTTTTCCCTATACCTTGGGTATCATACGGATGAGCTAATAGGAGAACCTGTATCAAAGATTGTTGAGACAGACATAAAAAGTAAAGTTGACATCCCAAAATTCTTCGGGATGATAAAAGATTCTTCCAATCATCTCTCTACAGGTATTTTTAATCTGTCCCGTATATACAGCAGAGACGGATCACCAGAAGGCTATATACTGCAGTTTTACTTCCAGGAAAGGGAGACCGAAGATGAAGACTTTCTTGTTTTTAACACACAGAATATAAAGATGAAAAAACTCCTTGAGAAGGCATCCTTAATCGCATACTCGGATGTTTCTGTTCTGATCTCAGGTGAGACGGGAACAGGAAAATCTAAACTTGCAAAATGGATCCATATAAACAGCAACAGGGTCTCATTTCCTTTTGTATCTGTCAACTGTTCAGCTATTCCTGAGACATTATTTGAGAGTGAGTTTTTTGGATACGAAAAGGGAGCATTTACAGGTGCAACAACATCAAAACCTGGAAAAGTTGAGATAGCAGATAATGGAACACTATTTCTTGATGAGATTGGAGATCTCTCACTTACATCACAGGCAAAACTCCTTGTTTTTGTTGATACAAAAGAGTTTGAGAGATTGGGAAGCAGCAGACCTAAAAAGGTGAATGTAAGGATTATCTCGGCAACAAATAAAAATCTCTTACAGAGTATAAAAAAAGGAGACTTCAGAAGCGATCTGTACTACAGAATAGCAATAACCAGGATAGAGATTCCACCTTTAAGGGAAAGAAAGGAGGATATACCTCTTATTGTAAACAGCTACTTACACAGGAAGGGAAAGAGAATCACACAGAGAGCTATGGACTTTCTTATGGAACATGAATGGTATGGAAATATAAGGGAGCTAAGGGCTGTTCTTGAGTCTGCATGTATAATGGCCTATGACAGGGATGTTATTGATATCCAGCATATATCAGACGAGTTTCTCACATTTGAGGAGATATACACGGATACTACAGAGTTTGAGCCGAAATTATCTGAAGATAAGATGTTCAGCGAAAAGGAAAGGATAAAGGAGGCATTGAGAAAATCTTCAGGAAACAGAAAAAAAGCGGCAGAAATGCTTGGAATTAGTGTAACAACTTTATGGAGAAAGATGAAAAAGTACAATCTTGTTGGAGAGATCAGCTGA
- a CDS encoding tetratricopeptide repeat protein — translation MSLTGKFLTKKREEIDSESADIHPFSRVKPKRKKNVLIFFLILTAIFIYAGIFFLEISGDTGKNKEIQVSQKQEIVLKEHQEKKQTKKIKTLNYPPVNIKIEQVKSEIDRVFKNSRVLTLVPQKPSFKKETNKVKRETKRDKIISYIRKGKEAEKRGDIKSAIYFYKQAWRLNKSNSDIIFKIADLHYRGGYYKASIKYANRTLKVKKDYIPAIILKAKAYEALGMREKSKAILEEAYFMYPENKKIIYNLAHLYEKERSLVIAKDLYKILDEMGYIEGSLGLARVNEKLGYKDKAYRIYKRLLKHPDLSKELRYRIEEKLLLLGD, via the coding sequence TTGAGCTTAACAGGAAAGTTTTTGACAAAAAAGAGAGAAGAGATCGATTCAGAATCAGCAGATATACACCCATTCAGCAGGGTAAAACCAAAAAGAAAAAAGAATGTACTGATCTTTTTCCTAATATTAACAGCAATTTTTATCTATGCAGGGATATTCTTTCTGGAAATATCTGGGGATACAGGTAAAAATAAAGAAATTCAGGTTTCTCAAAAACAGGAAATAGTTTTAAAGGAACATCAGGAAAAAAAACAGACTAAAAAAATAAAAACATTGAATTATCCACCTGTAAATATAAAAATTGAACAGGTAAAATCAGAGATAGACAGGGTGTTTAAAAATTCCAGAGTATTAACTCTTGTTCCCCAAAAACCATCCTTTAAAAAGGAAACAAATAAAGTTAAAAGGGAAACTAAAAGAGATAAAATAATCTCATATATAAGAAAAGGAAAAGAGGCAGAAAAGAGAGGAGACATAAAATCAGCTATATACTTTTATAAACAGGCATGGAGACTTAATAAGAGTAACTCTGATATTATTTTTAAGATAGCTGATCTTCATTACAGAGGAGGATATTACAAAGCCAGTATAAAGTATGCAAATAGAACGCTTAAGGTCAAGAAAGATTACATCCCAGCTATAATTCTGAAGGCAAAGGCATATGAAGCCCTTGGAATGAGAGAAAAATCAAAGGCTATACTTGAAGAAGCTTACTTTATGTATCCTGAGAACAAAAAGATCATATATAATCTTGCCCATTTATACGAAAAGGAGAGATCCCTTGTTATAGCAAAAGATCTGTATAAAATATTAGATGAGATGGGTTATATTGAAGGATCGTTAGGGCTTGCCCGTGTAAATGAAAAGTTAGGCTACAAGGATAAAGCCTACAGAATTTACAAAAGGCTTTTAAAACATCCTGATCTCTCAAAGGAGCTGAGATACCGTATTGAGGAAAAGTTACTCCTTCTTGGAGATTAG
- a CDS encoding MFS transporter translates to MKKSFLNTVLIINLITFFITLSYEMVFSVLPFFLVNSIGVSMFVIGIIEGGYDLVSNLVKIFSGYWSDFLSRKRMIIWTVALSIFSKIYFTLGKKWDDFIIAVILEATSDGSFAPVKDTILSSEKKENIGRTFGINRAFENVGSFLGILIALVFLIFFLGKADYQDYFYLSLVPLILALILVFFIRIPKERKTKRIKIVTWEIFFPKYIFLFFLLSFANFGYSFYILKIYKQVDSEAITVSVYLIFSIIIGIAALISGRFFDRLGEKKHLEMTVSMFLISHILMIIFPVAGFILFAFADAFLDIGIWATLGKKVKFRKGFVFGMYHFTVGFSSLIAGVIAGYLWESINAEAPFVMGVIASSIAFLIIKRYF, encoded by the coding sequence ATGAAAAAAAGTTTCCTCAACACAGTCCTAATTATAAACCTGATAACATTTTTTATAACTCTGTCATATGAGATGGTATTTTCTGTACTTCCTTTCTTCCTTGTAAACAGCATAGGTGTTTCAATGTTTGTAATAGGAATTATAGAAGGAGGTTATGATCTTGTATCTAACCTTGTAAAGATCTTTTCAGGTTACTGGTCAGACTTTTTAAGCAGAAAACGGATGATAATCTGGACTGTAGCATTATCTATATTCAGTAAAATTTATTTCACCCTCGGAAAAAAATGGGACGATTTTATTATAGCTGTAATTTTAGAAGCAACTTCAGACGGCTCTTTTGCACCTGTAAAAGACACAATTCTTTCCTCTGAAAAAAAGGAAAATATAGGAAGAACTTTTGGAATAAATAGGGCTTTTGAGAATGTTGGATCCTTCCTGGGTATACTTATAGCTCTTGTGTTTCTTATATTTTTTCTCGGAAAAGCTGATTACCAGGATTACTTCTATCTATCTCTGGTTCCTCTAATATTAGCCCTGATTCTTGTGTTTTTCATCAGAATACCCAAAGAGAGAAAAACTAAAAGAATAAAGATAGTTACCTGGGAAATTTTCTTCCCCAAATATATTTTCCTGTTCTTTTTGCTTTCATTCGCAAATTTTGGATACTCTTTTTATATTTTAAAGATATACAAACAGGTTGATAGTGAAGCAATAACAGTAAGTGTATATCTCATCTTCTCAATAATAATCGGTATTGCAGCACTGATAAGTGGAAGGTTCTTTGACCGTCTAGGTGAGAAAAAGCATCTAGAGATGACAGTAAGTATGTTCCTTATATCTCACATTCTTATGATTATCTTTCCTGTTGCCGGATTTATACTATTTGCTTTTGCAGATGCATTTCTTGATATAGGAATATGGGCCACATTAGGAAAAAAAGTCAAGTTCAGAAAAGGATTCGTTTTTGGTATGTACCATTTCACGGTAGGTTTCTCTTCTCTTATTGCCGGTGTAATTGCAGGGTACTTATGGGAAAGTATAAATGCTGAAGCTCCTTTTGTAATGGGTGTTATAGCATCTTCCATTGCTTTTCTTATAATAAAGAGATATTTTTGA